The Streptomyces laurentii genome contains a region encoding:
- a CDS encoding hypothetical protein (Hypothetical protein XNR_0711 [Streptomyces albus J1074];~Transposase and inactivated derivatives [DNA replication,recombination, and repair];~identified by MetaGeneAnnotator; putative): MSGRAAPFHCPYCGDEDLRPGEQGHGAWECAACSRAFQLKFLGLLAPATHTPKNDNAPREEGI; the protein is encoded by the coding sequence GTGAGCGGACGAGCCGCCCCCTTCCACTGCCCCTACTGCGGCGACGAGGACCTGCGGCCGGGCGAGCAGGGCCACGGCGCCTGGGAGTGCGCGGCGTGCAGCCGAGCCTTCCAGCTGAAGTTCCTGGGCCTGCTGGCCCCCGCCACGCACACACCGAAGAACGACAACGCGCCACGAGAGGAGGGGATATGA
- a CDS encoding hypothetical protein (DNA binding site [nucleotide binding];~Effector domain of response regulator. Bacteria and certain eukaryotes like protozoa and higher plants use two-component signal transduction systems to detect and respond to changes in the environment. The system consists of a sensor histidine kinase and...; cl17355;~GAF domain; pfam01590;~identified by MetaGeneAnnotator; putative;~transcriptional regulator [Streptomyces griseus subsp. griseus NBRC13350]), with product MNHSQLDLKRLATMDAAQATRLLHRVREETLAGRRPPVAPRPVIDASWQRMTRLGIQPDQATSSVLLRRDELEERRRATVLGEVMRTLTAGLAGIADASMQIMVVTDEQGRILWRQGHTGVMRRANGICLEEGAAWSEHSTGTNAVGTALAMGRAVQVHSAEHYVQSLHNWTCAAAPVYDPRDQRLLGIVDVSGPASGFHPATLALVGSVAQLAEAEMRQRHLRSIERLRSVAAPILCRVGGRAVVVDGHGWTAAVTGLAPVDRFVLPKSLRPGRVWLPALGMCAVEPLPGGWLLRVEEPVPPAGPAPEAASRVVLDVSRPRRWTVAVSGAAGSWSQELSPRHAELLYVLARHPEGRTAAELARDVFGDPTRTVTVRAEMSRIRRTLAGVLAHRPYRFSEEVEVELRGPDHPGDLLPRSTAPAVRAARGGRSG from the coding sequence CGGGTACGCGAGGAGACGCTGGCCGGCCGGCGCCCGCCGGTGGCGCCGCGCCCGGTGATCGACGCCTCCTGGCAGCGGATGACCCGGCTCGGCATCCAGCCCGACCAGGCCACCAGCAGTGTGCTGCTGCGCCGCGACGAGCTGGAGGAGCGGCGCCGGGCGACGGTGCTCGGCGAGGTGATGCGGACGCTGACGGCCGGGCTGGCCGGGATCGCCGACGCCTCGATGCAGATCATGGTGGTGACGGACGAGCAGGGCCGGATCCTGTGGCGGCAGGGGCACACCGGGGTGATGCGCCGGGCGAACGGGATCTGTCTGGAGGAGGGCGCGGCCTGGAGCGAGCACTCCACCGGGACCAACGCGGTGGGCACGGCGCTCGCGATGGGCCGGGCCGTCCAGGTCCACTCGGCGGAGCACTACGTCCAGTCGCTGCACAACTGGACCTGCGCCGCGGCCCCCGTGTACGACCCGCGCGATCAGCGGCTGCTCGGGATCGTGGACGTGAGCGGCCCCGCGTCCGGCTTCCATCCGGCGACGCTGGCCCTTGTCGGCTCGGTGGCGCAGCTGGCGGAGGCGGAGATGCGGCAGCGGCATCTGCGGTCGATCGAGCGGCTGCGGTCGGTGGCCGCGCCGATCCTGTGCCGGGTGGGCGGCCGGGCGGTGGTGGTGGACGGGCACGGCTGGACGGCGGCGGTGACCGGGCTCGCGCCGGTGGACCGGTTCGTCCTGCCCAAGTCCCTGCGGCCGGGGCGGGTCTGGCTGCCGGCGCTCGGGATGTGCGCGGTGGAGCCGCTGCCGGGCGGCTGGCTGCTACGGGTCGAGGAGCCGGTCCCGCCGGCCGGCCCGGCGCCGGAGGCGGCGAGCCGGGTGGTGCTCGACGTGAGCCGGCCGCGCCGCTGGACGGTCGCGGTGTCGGGCGCGGCCGGGTCCTGGTCGCAGGAGCTGAGCCCGCGCCACGCCGAGCTGCTGTACGTGCTCGCGCGGCACCCGGAGGGGCGGACGGCGGCGGAGCTGGCGCGGGACGTGTTCGGCGATCCGACCCGGACGGTGACGGTGCGGGCGGAGATGTCGCGGATCCGGCGCACCCTGGCGGGGGTCCTCGCCCATCGCCCGTACCGCTTCAGCGAGGAGGTGGAGGTCGAGCTGCGCGGTCCCGACCACCCGGGGGATCTGCTGCCGCGGTCGACGGCGCCGGCGGTACGGGCGGCGCGCGGCGGCCGGTCCGGCTGA
- a CDS encoding phosphoadenosine phosphosulfate reductase (Active Sites [active];~This domain is foundin phosphoadenosine phosphosulphate (PAPS) reductase enzymes or PAPS sulphotransferase. PAPS reductase is part of the adenine nucleotide alpha hydrolases superfamily also including N type ATP PPases and ATP sulphurylases. A highly...; cd01713;~identified by MetaGeneAnnotator; putative;~phosphoadenosine phosphosulfate reductase [Streptomyces griseoflavus Tu4000]), producing the protein MTDLHPLTAAETERDTELRALAEQAGRDLEDASALEIVQWAVDTFGARFCVTSSMEDAVVAHLASRARPGVDVVFLDTGYHFPETIGTRDAVAAVMDVNVVTLTPRQSVAEQDAAYGPRLHDRNPDLCCALRKVRPLTEGLAGYDAWATGLRRDESPTRAGTPVVGWDEKRRKVKIAPIARWTQDDVDAYVAGHGVLTNPLLMDGYASVGCAPCTRRVAAGEDARAGRWAGLAKTECGLHA; encoded by the coding sequence ATGACGGACCTTCACCCCCTGACGGCGGCGGAGACCGAGCGGGACACCGAACTGCGGGCGCTCGCCGAGCAGGCCGGCCGCGACCTGGAGGACGCCTCCGCGCTGGAGATCGTCCAGTGGGCGGTGGACACCTTCGGTGCCCGGTTCTGCGTCACCTCCTCCATGGAGGACGCCGTCGTCGCCCACCTCGCCTCGCGGGCGAGGCCCGGCGTGGACGTCGTCTTCCTCGACACGGGCTACCACTTCCCGGAGACCATCGGCACCCGCGACGCGGTCGCCGCCGTCATGGACGTCAACGTCGTCACGCTGACCCCGCGCCAGTCGGTGGCGGAGCAGGACGCGGCGTACGGGCCGAGGCTGCACGACCGCAACCCCGACCTGTGCTGCGCGCTGCGCAAGGTCCGGCCGCTCACGGAGGGCCTGGCCGGGTACGACGCCTGGGCCACCGGGCTGCGCCGCGACGAGTCCCCGACCCGGGCCGGCACGCCGGTCGTCGGCTGGGACGAGAAGCGGCGGAAGGTGAAGATCGCCCCCATCGCGCGCTGGACGCAGGACGACGTGGACGCCTACGTCGCCGGGCACGGCGTACTCACCAACCCGCTGCTGATGGACGGTTACGCCTCCGTCGGCTGCGCGCCCTGCACCCGCCGGGTGGCGGCGGGCGAGGACGCGCGGGCCGGCCGGTGGGCGGGGCTCGCCAAGACCGAATGCGGGCTGCACGCATGA
- a CDS encoding BAU86884.1 (identified by MetaGeneAnnotator; putative), translating to MNEARTATGPHAATAAITAITATTVMTAAAARRTGGAPAKEAP from the coding sequence ATGAACGAGGCACGAACGGCCACCGGCCCGCACGCGGCCACGGCCGCCATCACCGCCATCACCGCCACGACCGTCATGACCGCCGCGGCCGCGCGCCGGACGGGCGGAGCACCGGCCAAGGAGGCACCGTGA
- a CDS encoding acetyltransferase (Acetyltransferases [General function prediction only]; COG0456;~Coenzyme A binding pocket [chemical binding];~N-Acyltransferase superfamily: Various enzymes that characteristically catalyzethe transfer of an acyl group to a substrate; cd04301;~acetyltransferase [Streptomyces cattleya NRRL 8057 = DSM46488];~identified by MetaGeneAnnotator; putative) has translation MSITLTTWSLEQTSPADLRPSPAPEDGDLRITRAGFPSAEFSRFLYTAVGGDIHWGDRLSLTHPQWQALMEKPGTETWVAYENGTPAGYVELDAQDDGVVEIVYFGLIPAFRGRGIGGHLLSYGVARAWDLAERWPDRKPTSRVWLHTCSLDGEHAMANYERRGFRLFETKTERTELTETPGPWPGAYA, from the coding sequence ATGAGCATCACTCTCACCACCTGGTCGCTGGAACAGACCTCGCCGGCCGATCTCCGCCCGTCCCCCGCCCCCGAGGACGGGGACCTGCGGATCACGCGCGCCGGGTTCCCGTCGGCGGAGTTCAGCCGCTTCCTCTACACCGCGGTCGGCGGCGACATCCACTGGGGCGACCGGCTGTCCCTGACCCACCCGCAGTGGCAGGCCCTCATGGAGAAGCCCGGCACCGAGACCTGGGTGGCGTACGAGAACGGGACGCCGGCCGGGTACGTGGAGCTGGACGCCCAGGACGACGGGGTGGTGGAGATCGTCTACTTCGGCCTCATACCCGCCTTCCGGGGGCGCGGGATCGGCGGCCACCTGCTGTCGTACGGCGTGGCGCGGGCCTGGGACCTGGCGGAACGCTGGCCGGACCGCAAGCCGACCTCGCGGGTCTGGCTGCACACCTGCTCGCTCGACGGGGAGCACGCGATGGCCAACTACGAGCGCCGCGGCTTCCGCCTGTTCGAGACGAAGACCGAGCGGACGGAGCTCACCGAGACCCCGGGGCCGTGGCCGGGCGCGTACGCCTGA
- a CDS encoding precorrin-3B synthase (Nitrite/Sulfite reductase ferredoxin-like half domain; pfam03460;~Sulfite reductase, beta subunit (hemoprotein) [Inorganicion transport andmetabolism]; COG0155;~identified by MetaGeneAnnotator; putative;~precorrin-3B synthase [Streptomyces sp. C]) produces MAASPESPTPAAATRRKAGRHRGEGQWAAGHRTPLNGNEQFKKDDDGLNVRTRIETVYAQRGFDSIDPNDLRGRMRWWGLYTQRREGLDGTKTGVLAPEELDAEYFMLRVRIDGGRLTTAQLRVIGEVSEEFARGTADLTDRQNVQFHWIRIEDVPEIWRRLEAVGLSTTEACGDTPRTILGSPVAGIAADEIVDGTPAVEEIQRRIVGNKEFSNLPRKFKTAVSGSPLLDVAHEINDVAFVGVHHPEHGPGFDVWVGGGLSTNPKLGVRLGTWVPLEEVADVHEGVLSVFRDYGYRRLRNRARLKFLVADWGPEKFRRVLETEYLKRELTDGPAPEQPAGVWRDHVGVHAQRDGRFYVGFAPRVGRVDGATLTKIAELAEAHGSGRVRTTAEQKMIVLDVTEERVDSLVSALESLDLRVTPSPFRRGTMACTGIEFCKLAIVETKGRGSALIDELERRLPEFDEPLTINVNGCPNACARIQVADIGLKGQLVLDDDGNRVEGYQVHLGGALGLEAGFGRKVRGLKVTSAELPDYIERLLKRFQAEREDGERFAVWASRASEEALS; encoded by the coding sequence ATGGCCGCCAGCCCGGAATCGCCCACACCCGCCGCCGCGACCCGCCGCAAGGCCGGGCGCCACCGTGGCGAGGGTCAGTGGGCCGCGGGACACCGCACCCCCCTCAACGGCAATGAGCAGTTCAAGAAAGACGACGACGGTCTCAATGTGCGGACACGTATTGAGACGGTCTACGCCCAGCGCGGCTTCGACTCGATCGACCCCAACGACCTGCGGGGACGCATGCGTTGGTGGGGCCTGTACACCCAGCGCCGGGAGGGGCTGGACGGCACCAAGACCGGGGTCCTCGCGCCGGAGGAGCTGGACGCCGAGTACTTCATGCTGCGGGTCCGGATCGACGGCGGCCGGCTGACCACCGCGCAACTGCGGGTCATCGGCGAGGTCTCCGAGGAGTTCGCGCGCGGCACCGCCGACCTCACCGACCGGCAGAACGTCCAGTTCCACTGGATCCGCATCGAGGACGTCCCGGAGATCTGGCGCCGCCTGGAGGCGGTCGGCCTGTCGACCACCGAGGCGTGCGGCGACACCCCGCGCACCATCCTCGGCTCGCCGGTCGCCGGGATCGCCGCCGACGAGATCGTCGACGGCACCCCGGCCGTCGAGGAGATCCAGCGCCGGATCGTCGGCAACAAGGAGTTCTCCAACCTGCCCCGCAAGTTCAAGACGGCGGTCTCCGGCTCCCCGCTCCTCGACGTGGCGCACGAGATCAACGACGTGGCGTTCGTCGGGGTGCACCACCCCGAGCACGGACCGGGCTTCGACGTGTGGGTCGGCGGCGGCCTGTCCACCAACCCCAAGCTGGGCGTCCGGCTGGGCACCTGGGTCCCGCTGGAGGAGGTGGCCGACGTCCATGAGGGCGTCCTCTCCGTCTTCCGCGACTACGGCTACCGCCGGCTGCGCAACCGGGCCCGGCTGAAGTTCCTGGTCGCCGACTGGGGACCGGAGAAGTTCCGCCGGGTCCTGGAGACCGAGTACCTGAAGCGCGAACTGACCGACGGGCCCGCCCCCGAGCAGCCCGCCGGCGTGTGGCGCGACCACGTGGGCGTCCACGCCCAGCGGGACGGCCGCTTCTACGTGGGCTTCGCCCCGCGCGTGGGCCGCGTCGACGGCGCCACCCTGACGAAGATCGCCGAGCTCGCGGAGGCGCACGGCTCCGGCCGGGTGCGTACCACCGCCGAGCAGAAGATGATCGTCCTGGACGTCACGGAGGAGCGTGTCGATTCGCTCGTCTCCGCCCTGGAGTCGCTGGACCTGCGGGTCACCCCGTCGCCGTTCCGGCGCGGCACGATGGCCTGCACGGGCATCGAGTTCTGCAAGCTGGCGATCGTCGAGACCAAGGGCCGCGGCTCGGCCCTGATCGACGAACTGGAGCGCCGTCTCCCGGAGTTCGACGAGCCGCTCACCATCAACGTCAACGGCTGCCCGAACGCCTGCGCCCGTATCCAGGTCGCCGACATCGGCCTCAAGGGCCAGCTCGTCCTGGACGACGACGGCAACCGGGTCGAGGGCTACCAGGTCCACCTGGGCGGCGCGCTCGGCCTGGAGGCGGGCTTCGGTCGCAAGGTCCGCGGCCTCAAGGTCACCTCGGCCGAACTGCCCGACTACATCGAGCGGTTGCTGAAGCGCTTCCAGGCGGAGCGCGAGGACGGCGAGCGGTTCGCGGTCTGGGCGTCGCGCGCCTCCGAGGAGGCCCTCTCATGA